One part of the Clostridium thermosuccinogenes genome encodes these proteins:
- the hypD gene encoding hydrogenase formation protein HypD: protein MNNLIDEFRNSDTARKMVRILSEYKGRPVNLMEVCGTHTMSIFRFGIRDVLPESVRLLSGPGCPVCVTPNYFIDAAIELSKMDDVIITTFGDMMRVPGNGSSLLEQKASGKDIRIVYSPLDSLKIAANNPDKKVVFLSVGFETTTPVSALTVIKAKEEGINNFYLLSANKTMPEVLKTLCLDPEVNIDGFIYPGHVSVITGTAMYDEIAEKYGMPGVIAGFEPLDILHAIIRLVSNIMSGRVLSENGYKRAVNPEGNPVALARLYEVFEPCDARWRGIGLIPGSGLKMRDAYADYDAWKVFDIQVTDHSDPKGCLCGEVLKGKRTPKECKLFNTICTPENPVGACMVSSEGTCAAYYKYDMKR, encoded by the coding sequence ATGAATAATTTGATAGATGAGTTCAGAAATTCAGATACAGCCCGCAAAATGGTAAGGATATTGTCGGAATACAAAGGAAGACCCGTAAACCTGATGGAGGTATGCGGCACCCACACCATGTCCATATTCAGGTTTGGTATAAGGGATGTGCTGCCGGAAAGCGTCAGGCTGCTTTCCGGACCCGGCTGTCCTGTATGCGTTACTCCAAACTATTTTATAGATGCAGCCATCGAATTGTCAAAGATGGATGATGTGATAATCACCACCTTCGGGGATATGATGAGAGTACCGGGCAACGGTTCTTCGCTGCTTGAGCAGAAAGCTTCCGGAAAAGACATAAGGATTGTCTATTCACCTTTGGATTCATTGAAGATAGCGGCTAATAACCCGGATAAGAAGGTGGTTTTCCTGTCCGTGGGTTTTGAAACCACCACTCCGGTTTCTGCTCTGACTGTTATAAAAGCAAAGGAAGAAGGCATAAATAACTTTTACCTGCTGTCGGCCAATAAAACCATGCCTGAAGTCCTGAAAACCCTATGCTTGGACCCTGAAGTAAATATTGACGGATTTATTTATCCCGGTCATGTAAGTGTAATAACCGGTACCGCCATGTACGATGAAATTGCCGAAAAGTACGGCATGCCGGGTGTAATAGCCGGATTTGAGCCCCTGGATATCCTCCATGCCATAATAAGGCTTGTGTCAAACATAATGAGCGGCAGGGTACTATCGGAGAACGGCTATAAAAGGGCTGTTAATCCCGAAGGCAACCCTGTGGCCCTGGCCAGGCTTTATGAAGTTTTTGAACCATGTGACGCCAGGTGGAGAGGAATCGGATTGATACCCGGTTCCGGTCTGAAGATGAGGGATGCATACGCAGATTATGATGCTTGGAAAGTGTTTGACATACAAGTTACGGATCACAGCGATCCCAAAGGGTGTCTGTGTGGAGAGGTTTTAAAAGGAAAGAGGACACCGAAGGAGTGCAAACTGTTTAATACTATATGTACGCCTGAAAATCCGGTGGGCGCATGCATGGTATCCTCCGAGGGTACCTGCGCGGCTTATTACAAGTATGACATGAAGCGGTGA
- a CDS encoding glutamate synthase subunit beta, which yields MGKPTGFLEYKREVPPDRAPLERIKDWEEFHLHLDEEKQRKQGARCMDCGTPFCHSGLLINGMASGCPINNLIPEWNDLIYRGRWKEALERLHKTNNFPEFTGRVCPAPCEGSCTMGINEPQVTIKSNECAIIDRAYEEGWIKPEPPKQRTGKKVAVVGSGPSGLACADQLNKAGHMVTVFERADRPGGLLMYGIPNMKLDKKIVQRRIDLMAAEGVEFVTGTEVGKDYPAEKLLKEFDAVVLCGGATKPRDLQVEGRNLKGVHFAVDFLGRNTKSLLDSGHKDGKYISAKGKDVIVIGGGDTGTDCVATSLRHGCNSVVQFEIMPMPPKERQNDNPWPQWPKVYKMDYGQEEAAALYGRDPREYCIMTKKITGDAEGNVKEVHTVQIEWKRDDSGRMMPVEIPGTERVWPAQLVLICMGFLGPEDTLLKQLGIEQDGRTNVKAEYGRFATNVKGVFCAGDMRRGQSLVVWAINEGRAAARECDRYLMGNTNLP from the coding sequence ATGGGTAAACCAACAGGATTTTTGGAATATAAGCGGGAAGTTCCGCCTGACAGGGCTCCTCTTGAAAGGATAAAGGACTGGGAGGAATTTCATCTTCATCTGGATGAGGAAAAGCAGAGAAAACAGGGTGCCCGCTGTATGGACTGCGGCACGCCTTTCTGCCACTCCGGACTATTGATTAACGGGATGGCTTCCGGTTGCCCTATAAATAACCTGATTCCGGAATGGAATGATTTGATATATAGAGGGCGATGGAAGGAAGCCCTTGAACGCCTTCATAAAACCAATAATTTCCCCGAATTCACAGGGAGGGTTTGCCCCGCACCCTGTGAAGGGTCGTGCACCATGGGCATAAATGAGCCGCAGGTGACCATCAAGAGCAATGAATGTGCCATAATCGACCGTGCTTATGAGGAAGGCTGGATTAAGCCTGAACCACCAAAGCAGCGCACAGGCAAAAAAGTTGCAGTCGTGGGATCGGGACCTTCCGGTCTGGCATGTGCGGACCAGCTGAACAAAGCAGGGCATATGGTGACTGTCTTTGAGCGTGCCGATAGGCCGGGCGGTCTTTTGATGTATGGCATACCCAACATGAAGCTGGACAAAAAGATAGTTCAAAGGCGGATAGATCTGATGGCTGCTGAAGGTGTGGAATTTGTGACAGGCACGGAGGTGGGAAAGGACTATCCCGCTGAAAAGCTTTTGAAGGAGTTTGATGCCGTCGTTCTGTGCGGAGGGGCTACAAAGCCAAGAGATCTGCAGGTGGAAGGCCGAAACTTGAAAGGCGTTCATTTTGCAGTGGATTTTCTGGGGAGGAATACGAAGAGCCTCTTGGATTCCGGACATAAAGACGGTAAATATATAAGCGCTAAAGGTAAGGATGTCATTGTCATAGGTGGTGGAGACACAGGCACCGATTGTGTGGCTACATCTCTTCGCCACGGATGCAACAGTGTCGTTCAGTTTGAAATAATGCCGATGCCGCCGAAGGAAAGGCAAAATGATAATCCTTGGCCCCAATGGCCGAAAGTTTACAAAATGGATTACGGCCAGGAGGAAGCTGCGGCCTTATATGGCAGGGATCCCCGGGAATACTGTATCATGACCAAAAAGATCACAGGGGATGCCGAAGGAAATGTAAAGGAAGTTCATACCGTGCAGATAGAATGGAAAAGGGATGATTCCGGACGAATGATGCCTGTGGAGATACCAGGAACGGAAAGAGTCTGGCCTGCACAGTTAGTTCTTATCTGTATGGGCTTTTTAGGCCCTGAAGATACGCTTCTAAAGCAGCTGGGTATTGAACAGGACGGCAGGACTAATGTGAAAGCCGAATACGGAAGGTTTGCCACCAATGTGAAGGGGGTATTCTGCGCTGGTGACATGCGCCGCGGCCAAAGCCTTGTCGTATGGGCAATAAACGAAGGGCGTGCCGCTGCCCGGGAATGTGACAGGTATTTAATGGGAAACACAAATTTGCCGTAA
- a CDS encoding MarR family winged helix-turn-helix transcriptional regulator: protein MDDNMILDVYYTLKRTSFKVKKDLMNKLAEGGITWPQFHALYHIGEEGISANELAKELSCNASNMTGLIDRMMENNWVYRERCAQDRRIWLIKLTEEGMKLRARLIPEQNRNIINRMSALSEEELVTLKRLLEKLERNDREDT from the coding sequence ATGGATGATAATATGATTCTGGATGTTTACTATACCCTAAAGCGTACCAGCTTCAAAGTCAAAAAGGATTTAATGAATAAGCTGGCAGAGGGAGGAATTACCTGGCCGCAGTTCCATGCCCTTTATCATATAGGAGAGGAGGGTATTTCTGCCAATGAGCTGGCAAAGGAGCTTAGCTGCAATGCCAGCAACATGACGGGGCTTATTGACAGGATGATGGAAAATAACTGGGTATACAGGGAACGGTGCGCACAGGACAGAAGAATATGGCTCATCAAGCTTACCGAGGAGGGGATGAAGCTTAGGGCAAGGCTTATCCCGGAGCAAAACAGAAACATAATAAACCGCATGTCTGCCCTCAGTGAAGAAGAATTAGTGACGTTGAAAAGGTTATTGGAAAAATTGGAGCGCAATGATAGGGAGGATACATAA
- a CDS encoding aldo/keto reductase, whose product MQYKDFGKTGIKISALGFGAMRLPQTNIDGKSVFDTEKSIEMIHRAFELGVNYIDTAPGYCNGESEIIVGKALKGWRDKVYLSTKNPIEDDSGDHYRERLEKSLRKLDVDYIDFYHMWGINWDTYVNKIDVKNGPLQAAFKAKEEGLIKHISFSFHDKPENMIKIIDTGNFETVLCQYNLLDRSNEEAIAYAKEKGLGVVVMGPVGGGRLGSPSEVIRNLLPGKVSSSPEVALRFVLSNPGVSCALSGMSTIEMVEENARIASNESPLSEAEVAAIKASMEENRRMAGLYCTGCNYCMPCPQEVNIPLNFQLMNYHRVYGLTEHAREQYKKIGTVDWMKGKKAEECVECGLCEEKCPQKLKIREQLKETAKALA is encoded by the coding sequence ATGCAGTATAAAGATTTCGGAAAAACCGGTATAAAGATTTCCGCCCTCGGCTTCGGAGCCATGAGGCTGCCCCAGACCAATATTGACGGAAAGAGTGTTTTTGACACGGAGAAAAGCATAGAAATGATACACAGGGCCTTTGAACTGGGAGTTAATTACATTGATACCGCACCAGGCTACTGCAATGGTGAAAGCGAAATAATTGTGGGAAAAGCTCTTAAAGGCTGGAGAGACAAGGTATATCTTTCTACCAAGAACCCCATAGAAGATGATTCCGGAGACCACTACCGTGAAAGGCTGGAAAAATCCCTGAGAAAGCTGGATGTGGATTATATTGATTTTTACCACATGTGGGGCATAAATTGGGATACTTATGTAAACAAGATTGATGTGAAGAATGGCCCGCTGCAGGCTGCTTTCAAGGCCAAGGAGGAAGGCTTGATCAAGCATATTTCCTTCTCCTTCCATGACAAGCCTGAAAACATGATTAAGATCATTGATACCGGGAACTTCGAAACCGTGCTGTGTCAGTACAACCTTCTGGACAGATCGAATGAGGAAGCCATCGCCTATGCGAAGGAAAAAGGTTTAGGTGTGGTGGTAATGGGCCCGGTGGGAGGAGGAAGACTGGGAAGCCCTTCAGAGGTTATAAGGAATCTGCTTCCAGGCAAAGTGTCCAGCAGTCCTGAAGTGGCTTTAAGGTTTGTTCTTTCAAATCCCGGTGTTTCATGCGCATTGTCCGGCATGAGCACTATAGAGATGGTGGAGGAGAATGCTAGGATAGCATCCAATGAATCGCCGCTCAGTGAAGCTGAAGTAGCGGCTATAAAAGCTTCCATGGAGGAAAACCGGCGTATGGCGGGGCTTTATTGCACAGGATGCAACTATTGCATGCCATGTCCCCAGGAAGTAAATATACCTCTTAACTTCCAGCTTATGAACTATCACCGGGTTTACGGACTGACCGAGCATGCCAGGGAGCAATACAAAAAGATCGGTACCGTGGACTGGATGAAGGGTAAAAAGGCTGAAGAATGCGTAGAGTGCGGCTTATGCGAGGAAAAGTGCCCGCAGAAGTTAAAAATACGTGAGCAGCTTAAGGAAACAGCCAAAGCATTGGCATGA
- a CDS encoding ABC transporter ATP-binding protein, which translates to MKELKALLHFAKPYKWYIALATLCMITVTAMNMVAPWMIRNIVKIITDGPSNQIDMKQVTILALTALAAYLIRAASQFGSDYISHYSAWYILNDIRRYMYEHMQKLPLKYFQDRQTGELMSRVMNDTRNFEELLAHAIPTLIVNALTLIGVSSILLSLNIQLTLYTLIPVPILIWLVAKFSKISRPRFKDAQVKIAEVNSILQDNFTGIKEIKVFTKEEYELKRTGKSIYDHTRSILNAVRLSNLFHPGIEFVSSLGTVIVIFFGGILALSNQLSLENMVAFLLYLNSFYQPVIVLGRINEGLQQALASAERVLEILDEGVEDYDKQNSIRVDRVKGDLEFRNVSFDYIKGITVLKDISFKAKAGETVALVGPTGVGKTTLANLIPRFYDPDAGQILIDGKDIRDMDLTSLRKQVSFVSQDVFLFNGTVKENILYGRLDASDEEVIAAAKAANAHDFIMELADGYNTQVGERGVKLSGGQKQRISIARAILKDAPILILDEATSSVDTQTERLIQEALEKLMKNRTTIVIAHRLSTIQKADQIIVIKEGKITEKGKHEELLELKGLYSQLCEAQSGGCIVA; encoded by the coding sequence ATGAAAGAATTAAAAGCACTGCTGCATTTTGCAAAGCCATATAAATGGTATATTGCACTGGCTACACTGTGCATGATTACAGTCACTGCGATGAACATGGTAGCTCCATGGATGATCCGAAATATTGTCAAGATAATAACAGACGGGCCTTCCAATCAGATTGACATGAAGCAGGTTACCATCCTTGCTCTCACAGCCCTGGCTGCATATCTCATAAGAGCTGCTTCCCAGTTTGGTTCCGATTACATATCCCACTATTCGGCCTGGTATATATTGAATGATATACGGCGCTATATGTATGAGCACATGCAAAAGCTGCCTCTTAAATACTTCCAGGACAGGCAAACCGGAGAGCTGATGTCCAGGGTGATGAATGATACCCGAAACTTTGAGGAGTTGCTGGCTCATGCAATTCCGACACTGATAGTGAATGCTCTGACATTGATCGGTGTGTCCTCAATACTTTTATCCCTGAACATACAATTGACTTTGTATACCTTGATTCCAGTACCTATTCTGATATGGTTGGTTGCTAAATTCAGCAAGATTTCCAGGCCCAGATTCAAGGATGCCCAGGTGAAAATTGCGGAGGTCAATTCCATACTTCAGGACAATTTTACAGGGATCAAAGAAATAAAGGTTTTCACCAAGGAAGAGTATGAGCTGAAAAGGACAGGTAAGAGCATATATGACCATACACGGTCAATATTAAACGCAGTGAGGTTGAGCAATCTGTTCCATCCCGGAATAGAGTTTGTATCCAGCCTGGGGACAGTTATAGTAATATTTTTCGGTGGCATTCTCGCCCTTTCAAACCAGCTGTCTCTGGAGAACATGGTGGCTTTCCTGCTGTACCTGAACTCCTTCTATCAGCCGGTTATCGTCCTGGGAAGGATAAATGAAGGGCTCCAGCAGGCTCTGGCCAGTGCGGAAAGAGTGCTGGAAATACTGGATGAAGGCGTGGAAGACTATGACAAGCAGAATTCCATCCGGGTAGACAGGGTGAAAGGGGATTTGGAATTTAGAAATGTTAGCTTCGACTATATAAAAGGAATTACAGTCCTCAAGGATATTTCCTTCAAGGCAAAAGCAGGAGAAACGGTGGCATTGGTAGGTCCTACAGGAGTGGGCAAGACCACGCTGGCCAATCTGATACCCAGGTTTTATGATCCTGATGCCGGACAGATTTTGATTGACGGTAAAGATATAAGAGATATGGATTTGACGAGCCTCAGAAAGCAGGTGAGCTTTGTATCCCAGGATGTGTTCCTGTTCAATGGAACCGTAAAGGAGAATATACTTTACGGCAGGCTCGATGCCAGCGATGAAGAAGTGATAGCTGCTGCCAAAGCTGCCAATGCCCATGATTTTATAATGGAGCTGGCGGATGGTTACAACACACAGGTGGGAGAAAGGGGAGTGAAGCTTTCCGGTGGGCAGAAGCAGAGGATATCCATTGCCCGGGCAATACTTAAGGATGCTCCCATATTGATACTGGATGAAGCCACTTCTTCGGTAGATACCCAGACGGAAAGACTGATTCAGGAAGCACTGGAGAAGCTGATGAAGAACAGGACTACTATTGTGATTGCCCACCGCCTGTCTACCATCCAGAAAGCTGACCAGATTATTGTTATTAAGGAAGGAAAGATAACAGAAAAAGGCAAGCATGAAGAGCTGCTGGAGCTGAAAGGGCTTTACAGTCAGCTGTGCGAAGCGCAGAGCGGTGGTTGCATCGTTGCATGA
- the gltB gene encoding glutamate synthase large subunit, with protein sequence MNQKDVPQKQGLYDPQFEHDACGIGFVVNIKGKKSHAIVRHAITALKNLSHRGGSGSEENTGDGAGILIQLPHEFFKYESTKLGFDLPQPGKYGVGMVFFSPDADRREQCEKKLEDIIREEGQIFLGWRTVPCDDSSLGDTAKACMPCIRQIFIGRSEDLKDDMDFERKLYVIRKLAEKSIRYAEKDNDEYFYVASLSSRTIVYKGMLTAEQVDEFYPDLKDPRVESAIALVHSRYSTNTFPSWERAHPNRYIIHNGEINTLRGNVNWMNARQAALKSDLFGDDMSKVLPIINQDGSDSAMFDNCLEFLSLTGRSLPHAAMMMIPEPWSNHESMSDEKKAFYEYHSCLMEPWDGPAAMAFTDGIVVGAVLDRNGLRPARYYVTKDDMVIMASEVGVLDIPAENVLCKERLRPGRMLLIDTREGRIVNDDELKHNIASANPYREWLDRYLLDMEKLPEVQAKEDRSTETTVQRQKAFGYTYEELTKVIIPMARDGVEAVGSMGTDTPLAVLSDKPQLLYNYFKQLFAQVTNPPIDAIREEIITSTETMIGSEGDLINPSPESCRQIKIKLPVLSSKEFAKLKNIKEPGFKAVTLPILFNPADGGQGLEKALSELFSHADDEIKGGANLLILTDRGICPEKAAIPALLAVAGLHHHLIRQGTRTKVAIILESGEPREVHHFALLLGYGVSAIYPYLAYETIDSLINQGMLEKTDYEHAVNKYIKAAVKGVVKVMSKMGISTIQSYQGAQIFEAIGLQQSVIDKYFTNTPSRIGGIDMDIIAKEAAMHHSAAYCERSPVNMTLESGGQYQWRRNGEYHMYNPETIHKLQYACRTNNYEMFKEYSKLLNEQTQSLCTIRGLMEFKFSENPIPIDEVESVESICRRFKTGAMSYGSISQEAHEALAIAMNRIGGKSNTGEGGEDPARFIPDASGDSKNSAIKQVASGRFGVTSEYLVNAKEIQIKMAQGAKPGEGGQLPGRKVYPWVAKVRHSTPGVGLISPPPHHDIYSIEDLAELIHDLKNANRDARISVKLVSEVGVGTIAAGVAKGHADVVLISGYDGGTGASPRTSIRHAGLPWELGLAETHQTLLLNNLRSRIVVETDGKLMTGRDVAIAALLGAEEFGFATAPLVVLGCVMMRVCNLDTCPVGIATQNPELRRRFAGDPQHVVNFMRFVAQELREIMAKLGFRTVDEMVGRSDKLEVKKVVDHWKAKGLDLSPILYQPESKDERHYVKPQNHGIEKALDCHVLLDICKPALEKGEKVSAILPIRNTNRVTGTILGSEVTKRYGSKGLPEDTICLNFKGSAGQSFGAFVPKGITLILEGDSNDYIGKGLSGGKIIVYPPKGSTFAPEENIIIGNVAFYGATSGEAYINGAAGERFCVRNSGLNAVVEAVGDHGCEYMTGGRVVVLGSTGRNFAAGMSGGIAYVLDEAGGFSKKCNMESVELESLEDIEEINMVKEMIQKHVNYTGSETGKRVLSQWNKMVSKFVRVIPKDYKRMLKAIKDMERSGYSGEEALMAAFEANNRDLARISGN encoded by the coding sequence ATGAATCAAAAGGATGTACCCCAAAAACAGGGACTCTACGACCCTCAATTCGAGCACGATGCTTGCGGCATTGGCTTTGTGGTGAATATAAAAGGTAAGAAGTCCCATGCCATTGTAAGGCATGCCATTACCGCCCTCAAGAACCTTTCCCACCGTGGAGGCAGCGGATCGGAGGAAAATACGGGTGACGGAGCAGGAATATTGATACAGCTGCCTCATGAATTCTTTAAATATGAGTCCACAAAGCTGGGCTTTGATTTGCCACAACCAGGAAAGTACGGCGTCGGAATGGTTTTCTTTTCCCCGGATGCTGACCGGAGAGAACAGTGCGAAAAAAAGCTGGAGGATATCATAAGAGAAGAAGGGCAGATATTCCTGGGATGGAGAACGGTGCCCTGTGACGACAGCTCCCTGGGTGATACGGCAAAGGCATGCATGCCTTGCATAAGGCAGATTTTTATCGGACGCAGTGAAGATTTAAAAGATGACATGGATTTTGAGAGGAAGCTTTATGTGATCCGCAAGCTGGCGGAGAAGTCAATCCGTTATGCTGAAAAAGACAATGATGAATATTTTTATGTGGCAAGTCTCTCTTCCAGGACCATCGTATATAAAGGAATGCTGACGGCGGAACAAGTGGATGAATTCTATCCCGACCTTAAGGACCCGAGAGTTGAAAGCGCCATTGCTTTAGTGCATTCCCGTTACAGCACCAATACCTTTCCCAGCTGGGAGAGAGCCCATCCTAACCGCTATATCATCCATAATGGAGAGATCAACACGCTGAGGGGAAATGTCAACTGGATGAATGCGCGCCAGGCTGCTTTGAAATCCGATCTTTTCGGGGATGATATGTCCAAGGTTCTGCCGATTATAAACCAGGATGGAAGTGATTCGGCCATGTTTGACAACTGCCTGGAATTTCTTTCGCTGACCGGGCGTTCCCTGCCTCATGCGGCCATGATGATGATACCGGAACCCTGGTCCAACCATGAAAGCATGAGCGATGAGAAAAAAGCATTCTATGAATATCACAGCTGCCTGATGGAACCATGGGATGGCCCTGCAGCCATGGCATTCACCGACGGTATTGTGGTGGGAGCCGTTTTGGACAGAAACGGGCTGAGGCCTGCCCGTTATTATGTTACAAAGGATGACATGGTAATAATGGCTTCGGAGGTAGGAGTCCTGGATATACCGGCAGAGAATGTGCTATGCAAGGAAAGGCTCAGACCAGGCAGGATGTTGCTTATAGATACAAGGGAAGGACGCATAGTTAACGACGATGAGTTAAAGCATAATATTGCCAGCGCCAACCCATACCGGGAGTGGCTGGACAGATATCTTCTGGATATGGAAAAGCTGCCTGAGGTTCAGGCAAAAGAAGACAGAAGCACCGAGACTACCGTACAGCGGCAGAAGGCTTTTGGCTATACCTATGAAGAGCTGACCAAGGTTATAATTCCAATGGCCAGGGACGGGGTAGAGGCGGTGGGTTCCATGGGAACCGACACTCCTCTTGCTGTGCTTTCCGACAAGCCCCAGCTTTTATACAACTATTTTAAACAGCTTTTCGCCCAGGTTACCAATCCGCCCATTGATGCTATCCGTGAGGAGATAATAACATCCACCGAAACCATGATAGGTTCGGAAGGCGATTTAATTAATCCTTCGCCGGAAAGCTGCCGTCAGATAAAGATAAAGCTGCCTGTCTTAAGCAGCAAAGAATTTGCCAAGCTGAAAAACATTAAAGAGCCGGGATTCAAAGCTGTTACCCTGCCCATCCTCTTTAATCCTGCGGATGGAGGTCAGGGTCTTGAGAAAGCCCTGAGTGAGCTGTTCAGCCATGCGGACGATGAGATAAAGGGTGGAGCAAACCTTTTGATTCTTACCGACAGGGGCATCTGTCCGGAAAAGGCGGCCATACCTGCCCTTTTAGCGGTAGCCGGCCTGCATCACCACCTGATACGCCAGGGCACCCGCACCAAAGTCGCTATAATTCTGGAGTCGGGGGAACCTCGTGAAGTTCATCATTTCGCTTTGCTTTTGGGCTATGGTGTTTCAGCTATCTATCCCTATCTGGCTTATGAAACCATTGACAGCCTTATAAACCAGGGCATGCTGGAAAAAACGGACTATGAGCATGCCGTAAATAAATATATTAAAGCTGCTGTAAAAGGCGTGGTAAAGGTAATGTCCAAAATGGGCATTTCAACAATCCAGAGCTATCAGGGGGCTCAGATATTTGAGGCAATAGGTCTGCAGCAGTCGGTGATTGACAAGTATTTTACCAATACCCCCTCAAGGATAGGCGGCATTGATATGGATATTATAGCAAAAGAAGCTGCAATGCACCATTCGGCTGCATACTGCGAGCGCTCTCCTGTAAATATGACGCTGGAAAGCGGCGGACAGTATCAATGGCGGAGGAATGGCGAATATCATATGTATAACCCTGAGACCATCCATAAGCTTCAATATGCTTGCCGCACTAATAATTATGAAATGTTCAAGGAGTATTCAAAGCTTTTGAATGAGCAGACTCAAAGCCTTTGCACTATAAGAGGGCTCATGGAATTCAAGTTTTCTGAAAATCCGATTCCCATAGATGAGGTGGAATCGGTGGAATCCATCTGCCGTCGCTTCAAAACCGGAGCCATGTCCTACGGCTCCATCAGCCAGGAAGCCCATGAGGCCTTGGCAATTGCGATGAATAGAATCGGCGGAAAGAGCAATACGGGAGAAGGCGGAGAGGACCCGGCGCGCTTCATTCCCGATGCCAGTGGGGATTCCAAAAATAGTGCCATCAAGCAGGTGGCTTCCGGGCGTTTTGGAGTGACCAGTGAATACCTGGTGAATGCAAAAGAGATACAGATAAAAATGGCTCAAGGGGCAAAGCCCGGCGAAGGCGGGCAACTTCCGGGGCGCAAGGTTTATCCCTGGGTTGCCAAGGTAAGGCATTCAACACCCGGAGTAGGTCTGATTTCACCGCCACCGCATCACGATATTTATTCCATTGAGGATTTGGCGGAGCTTATCCATGACCTGAAGAATGCCAACCGGGACGCCCGCATCAGTGTCAAGCTGGTTTCTGAGGTAGGCGTAGGCACCATAGCCGCAGGAGTAGCCAAGGGACATGCCGATGTGGTTCTGATAAGCGGTTATGATGGTGGTACCGGAGCTTCTCCGAGAACCAGCATAAGGCATGCAGGTCTTCCATGGGAGCTGGGACTGGCGGAAACCCACCAGACCCTCCTGTTAAACAACTTGAGAAGCCGTATCGTTGTTGAAACCGACGGCAAGCTTATGACAGGCCGGGATGTGGCGATAGCTGCCCTCCTGGGCGCTGAAGAGTTCGGCTTTGCCACTGCTCCTCTGGTGGTTCTGGGATGCGTGATGATGAGGGTTTGCAACCTGGATACATGCCCTGTGGGTATAGCCACCCAGAATCCCGAATTGCGCAGGAGATTTGCAGGAGATCCCCAGCATGTGGTCAACTTTATGCGCTTCGTAGCTCAGGAATTGAGAGAGATAATGGCTAAGCTGGGCTTCCGCACCGTAGATGAGATGGTAGGCCGTTCCGATAAGTTGGAAGTCAAAAAGGTTGTTGACCACTGGAAGGCAAAAGGATTGGATCTTTCTCCCATCCTATACCAGCCGGAATCGAAGGATGAAAGGCATTATGTGAAGCCCCAGAATCACGGGATTGAAAAAGCTCTTGACTGCCACGTTCTCCTGGATATATGCAAGCCTGCCTTGGAAAAGGGTGAAAAGGTCAGCGCCATACTGCCTATACGCAATACGAACCGCGTTACAGGTACGATCCTTGGAAGCGAGGTTACAAAAAGATATGGATCCAAAGGGTTGCCGGAGGATACTATTTGCCTGAACTTTAAAGGTTCGGCAGGCCAGAGCTTCGGAGCCTTTGTTCCAAAGGGTATCACTCTGATACTGGAAGGGGATTCCAATGACTATATAGGAAAAGGACTGTCCGGAGGCAAGATTATTGTATATCCGCCCAAAGGTTCAACCTTTGCGCCGGAGGAGAATATAATAATCGGCAATGTTGCCTTCTATGGAGCTACCAGTGGTGAAGCATATATCAACGGAGCTGCCGGTGAAAGGTTCTGCGTCAGAAACAGCGGACTGAATGCGGTAGTAGAAGCTGTCGGAGACCACGGATGTGAATATATGACTGGAGGCAGGGTTGTGGTGCTTGGTTCCACAGGACGGAACTTTGCCGCAGGCATGTCGGGAGGCATCGCCTATGTTTTGGATGAAGCCGGTGGTTTTAGCAAAAAATGCAATATGGAGTCGGTAGAGCTGGAATCCCTGGAAGATATAGAAGAAATAAATATGGTCAAGGAAATGATACAAAAGCATGTGAATTATACCGGCAGCGAAACCGGCAAAAGGGTGCTTTCTCAATGGAATAAGATGGTATCCAAATTCGTCAGGGTAATACCCAAGGATTACAAGCGCATGCTAAAAGCGATAAAGGATATGGAAAGAAGCGGATACAGCGGAGAAGAAGCGCTTATGGCGGCCTTTGAAGCAAATAACCGTGATCTTGCTCGAATCAGCGGCAACTAA
- a CDS encoding HypC/HybG/HupF family hydrogenase formation chaperone encodes MCLAIPGKVVKITEKTCVVDIMGAEREASTELLDGVKVGDYVLVHAGCAIQKMDEQEALDTIRMFEEMKDIAHE; translated from the coding sequence ATGTGTCTTGCCATACCCGGTAAGGTGGTTAAAATCACAGAAAAAACCTGCGTTGTAGATATCATGGGTGCTGAAAGGGAGGCTTCAACAGAGCTGCTTGACGGTGTGAAAGTGGGAGATTATGTATTGGTTCATGCAGGCTGCGCCATACAGAAAATGGACGAGCAGGAAGCGTTGGATACGATACGGATGTTTGAAGAAATGAAGGATATTGCCCATGAATAA